The window ACAAGACAAATCCTGTATGGATAAATTATTGAAACCTAAGATAACAAAGCAAGAATGTTTATGGTCAGGAAACAGAACCAATAATGTAAAGGAGCAGTCCTAACCCTGTCAGTATGATACTCACCAATCTCTCAATGTAGAGTGTCAGCTAGAATCACAATCAGGGGAAGGCTTAAGTTGTTCATCaatatcattttgattttgtatgTCGTAACTAGAATTAGAAGCAGCACCATTGCACTTCAAATTATCAGTGCTTGTATTCAAGCTACAAGTAGAACCATTGTCGTGCGAATCTGAAGAAGAAGCCACACCATCATCCTTCGTATCTGGAGGAGCAGCACCATCAAAGGAATCTGAAGGAGAAACAGTACCATCATCCTTTGAATCTGAAGGAGATGCAGCACAATCAACCTTCAAATGCGAAGAAAATTCAGAACCATCTTCTTTCAAAGGTGAAGAAACAGCACCATCATCCTTCAAAGAATGAGGTCCAGAGTTCTCCCCAGCCGAAGTAGGAGCTTCACCATTGCAAACCATATTTGAACCATCTTCTTTCAAAGGTGAAGAAACAGCACCATCATCCTTCAAAGAATGAGGTCCAGAGTTCTCCCCAGCCGAATTAGGAGCTTCACCATTGCAAACTATACCCAACTTTCCCCCAACTGAATTGTTCAGGGCCAAAGAGGGAGGATTGAAGTTACCATTAGCATCCTCCAAGGAAGAGTCATTCTGAGATGGGGTTGGGGTCGCATCAGCTTGTGATCTAGAGCTTGTTCTTGGCCCTACAAGCCCATTAGACGAACCAGCAACCATGTTCCTACCACTTGAGTATGGAGGATACATGATAGCACTGCCAAGAGATCCAGGGCCATTCCAAGGGTGCTGAAAAGGTGTCCTTCCATAGTCAATTCCAGCATTCTCTCCCATAAAGTAACCACCAGGATACATGCTAGTTGCAGcataacaataattttcaatacaGCCATATCCTGAATAAGGAAAATAACCTGGAAAAATCTCATATCCAGGAGCAGGAGCATAAGGCAAGTTCTGCCCATGCAGAGGAAAGGAAGACCCTCTTCCACCACCCATCCTCATATTATaaccatttttattattgttgtttgCTTCTTTTGGCACGGCTCTCTTCACCTCCACACGCTTTCCATTTAACTCATAGAAGTTATTCTGCATAACATGCTCAACGGATTCCTCAGACTCAAAAGTAATGAACCCAAATCCCCTCGGGCGGCGAGTAGCGCTATCGTGCATCACAACTACATCCGTAATTCTACCAAACCTCTCAAAGTAATTCTTGAATTCTTCCTCTGTTAGATTAGATGACAGCCCTCCAACAAAGATCTTTTTCGACGTAAAATTATTATTGCCACTACCATCTAAATTTCTCTGACCTTTGTTCATCGCCCTTTTCACTTCGACCTATAAAAACATGGTAAACATTACAAAATATACCAGAAACCAAGAACTCACCAACAGGGAAAAAGAAGCGCGTATCAAATCTTGGAATGTTCCTAATTCGGGGCTCCATACAATTAATTATCACAATTCAAACCCCAAGTGGCGAagtttatttcaattattttttcctcaatttcttCAGCgaccaaataaaaaatcagactTTTCCGGCGgaaacaagaaaaccaaccaaagaaaaacaacGATATTCCCTGAaaccaaaaatttcaaaaaaatataaacaaaaagttaaaaaaagaaacatcagACTCACCCTTTGTCCTTGTATAAAATGCTGCTGCTGATCCTGGAGAGCTCTACTGAGGGAAGCAGCGTCAGCAAAAGTAACAAATCCAAAGCCCCCTCTAGGCGTTCTCCCAGAATCCCTTCTAATGTAAGTCTCCACAACAGTACCGTACTTGCTGAAGTAGTC is drawn from Vitis riparia cultivar Riparia Gloire de Montpellier isolate 1030 chromosome 18, EGFV_Vit.rip_1.0, whole genome shotgun sequence and contains these coding sequences:
- the LOC117905376 gene encoding heterogeneous nuclear ribonucleoproteins A2/B1-like isoform X1, with protein sequence MAEQVKLFVGGVSGAITEGLLRDYFSKYGTVVETYIRRDSGRTPRGGFGFVTFADAASLSRALQDQQQHFIQGQRVEVKRAMNKGQRNLDGSGNNNFTSKKIFVGGLSSNLTEEEFKNYFERFGRITDVVVMHDSATRRPRGFGFITFESEESVEHVMQNNFYELNGKRVEVKRAVPKEANNNNKNGYNMRMGGGRGSSFPLHGQNLPYAPAPGYEIFPGYFPYSGYGCIENYCYAATSMYPGGYFMGENAGIDYGRTPFQHPWNGPGSLGSAIMYPPYSSGRNMVAGSSNGLVGPRTSSRSQADATPTPSQNDSSLEDANGNFNPPSLALNNSVGGKLGIVCNGEAPNSAGENSGPHSLKDDGAVSSPLKEDGSNMVCNGEAPTSAGENSGPHSLKDDGAVSSPLKEDGSEFSSHLKVDCAASPSDSKDDGTVSPSDSFDGAAPPDTKDDGVASSSDSHDNGSTCSLNTSTDNLKCNGAASNSSYDIQNQNDIDEQLKPSPDCDSS
- the LOC117905376 gene encoding RNA-binding protein 1-like isoform X2; this encodes MAEQVKLFVGGVSGAITEGLLRDYFSKYGTVVETYIRRDSGRTPRGGFGFVTFADAASLSRALQDQQQHFIQGQRVEVKRAMNKGQRNLDGSGNNNFTSKKIFVGGLSSNLTEEEFKNYFERFGRITDVVVMHDSATRRPRGFGFITFESEESVEHVMQNNFYELNGKRVEVKRAVPKEANNNNKNGYNMRMGGGRGSSFPLHGQNLPYAPAPGYEIFPGYFPYSGYGCIENYCYAATSMYPGGYFMGENAGIDYGRTPFQHPWNGPGSLGSAIMYPPYSSGRNMVAGSSNGLVGPRTSSRSQADATPTPSQNDSSLEDANGNFNPPSLALNNSVGGKLGIVCNGEAPNSAGENSGPHSLKDDGAVSSPLKEDGSEFSSHLKVDCAASPSDSKDDGTVSPSDSFDGAAPPDTKDDGVASSSDSHDNGSTCSLNTSTDNLKCNGAASNSSYDIQNQNDIDEQLKPSPDCDSS